The Cylindrospermopsis curvispora GIHE-G1 genome contains a region encoding:
- a CDS encoding REP-associated tyrosine transposase gives MEYRRAKTPGATYFFTLVTYCRRPILGKSENIDLLREAFRYVMKNYQFKIDAIVILPEHLHCLWTLPENDGDFSTRWRLIKSYFSRKCQVSCQGTMTLSQEQKGEKPIWQRRFWEHQIRDDRDFINHVEYIHYNPVRHGLVNAPKDWQYSSFHRYVQAGFYDVMWGAEERHVFGGHIGHE, from the coding sequence ATGGAATATCGTCGAGCAAAGACACCAGGGGCGACCTATTTTTTCACTCTTGTTACTTATTGTCGTCGTCCCATTTTAGGTAAATCGGAAAATATAGATTTACTAAGGGAAGCGTTTCGATATGTGATGAAAAACTACCAATTTAAAATTGATGCGATCGTTATTTTGCCTGAGCATCTTCATTGTCTTTGGACATTACCTGAAAATGATGGGGATTTTTCGACTCGTTGGCGATTAATTAAAAGTTATTTTAGTCGTAAATGTCAGGTTTCTTGTCAGGGAACAATGACTTTATCTCAGGAGCAAAAAGGTGAAAAGCCAATTTGGCAACGTCGCTTTTGGGAGCATCAAATTCGGGATGATCGAGATTTTATTAATCATGTCGAGTATATTCACTATAATCCGGTTCGTCATGGATTGGTAAATGCACCAAAAGATTGGCAGTATTCAAGTTTTCATCGTTATGTTCAAGCGGGATTTTATGATGTTATGTGGGGAGCGGAAGAAAGGCATGTTTTTGGTGGTCATATTGGGCATGAGTAG
- a CDS encoding sensor histidine kinase, translating into MQSKPWKKIRAFLPINHLSNYISNIYQKQILSYLAIFNLLSITYLIVNWHYLNSPVLAVYIIIANLLELIILQHKDKNLKSEVKSRQTIIEIIFETIHNGPLQTLDRILRILNQVNQQEFSPHTLMKTTIPELTTELEKLNQELRGIYEFWHRETISPHANLYLDKNLVINLEAPLPEILYQVYTHTLERNFSCFQTIKLKVRSFDPLDETGLTLEHKRGICRFLEESLCNVGKYANGVTCLKVTGLSSMGWYTLSIVDDGLGVNSCKEGEGTKQFKYLAQQIQGKFQRIPQHPQGTICELSWPTSSVVGSHQT; encoded by the coding sequence ATGCAGTCTAAACCTTGGAAAAAGATTAGGGCATTTTTACCAATCAATCATTTATCAAACTATATATCTAACATTTACCAAAAACAGATTCTCAGTTATTTGGCAATTTTTAATTTACTGAGTATTACTTATCTAATAGTAAATTGGCATTATTTAAACTCTCCTGTTTTGGCAGTTTATATTATTATTGCCAATCTTCTGGAATTGATAATACTACAGCACAAAGATAAAAACCTAAAATCAGAAGTTAAATCCAGACAAACAATCATTGAGATTATTTTTGAAACCATCCATAATGGTCCCCTACAAACCCTAGATAGAATTTTAAGAATACTCAATCAAGTCAATCAGCAAGAATTCTCCCCACATACATTAATGAAAACCACAATTCCAGAATTAACCACAGAACTGGAAAAATTAAACCAAGAACTCAGAGGAATCTATGAATTTTGGCACCGAGAAACTATCTCTCCACACGCTAACCTCTACCTAGATAAAAATCTAGTCATTAATTTAGAAGCTCCCCTACCAGAAATCCTCTATCAGGTCTATACCCATACCCTAGAACGAAATTTCTCCTGTTTTCAAACTATCAAATTAAAAGTCCGCAGTTTTGACCCACTGGATGAAACTGGGTTAACCCTGGAACATAAACGGGGAATTTGTCGTTTCTTGGAAGAATCACTATGTAATGTGGGTAAATATGCAAATGGAGTAACCTGTCTTAAAGTTACTGGTCTCTCATCTATGGGTTGGTACACACTTAGTATTGTCGATGATGGTTTAGGTGTGAACTCATGTAAAGAAGGAGAGGGGACAAAGCAGTTCAAATATTTAGCTCAACAAATTCAAGGTAAATTTCAGAGAATTCCCCAACATCCCCAAGGAACTATCTGTGAATTATCCTGGCCCACAAGTTCTGTGGTTGGGAGTCATCAAACTTAG
- a CDS encoding carbon dioxide-concentrating mechanism protein CcmK, with the protein MPMAVGVIETLGFPAVLAAADAMVKSAAVTIVYYGIAESGRLLVAVRGQVAEVKTAVAAGIASEETVYGGQVITHYIVPNPPENVETILPIHFTSKSEPFRIF; encoded by the coding sequence ATGCCAATGGCAGTTGGCGTTATCGAAACTTTAGGTTTTCCCGCAGTTTTAGCCGCAGCAGATGCTATGGTTAAGTCTGCTGCTGTCACAATCGTATACTATGGCATTGCAGAAAGTGGAAGGTTGTTGGTTGCTGTTAGAGGACAGGTAGCAGAGGTGAAAACCGCTGTTGCAGCTGGAATAGCTTCCGAAGAAACTGTTTATGGTGGTCAGGTGATTACTCATTACATAGTCCCCAACCCACCGGAAAATGTGGAGACAATTCTACCCATCCATTTCACTTCTAAGTCCGAACCTTTTCGCATTTTTTAA
- a CDS encoding response regulator, whose product MQHQMQHLSPNQLTDSSTNKLLKILVIDDHESVLNGTIYILQKNYPSAEFITATDVQTTVEQVTNRQPDLIVMDLSIPEKQGMTARTDNGIQLLKTLMKQHPHLNIVVQSAHSKTLVRIRLDIESHQGGFTIANKSVSIQDMLTRVDWALQGLTHTKDIKGINSGTEVKPEWLKVLYLAFERGLQDKAIAQEMCVSERMVRHYWNKLQDALNVYPEVGKNIRIQTEKQAREEGLID is encoded by the coding sequence ATGCAACATCAAATGCAACATTTATCACCTAATCAGTTAACTGACTCATCCACTAATAAACTGCTGAAGATCTTAGTTATTGATGACCACGAATCGGTTCTCAACGGGACGATTTACATTTTGCAAAAAAACTATCCCAGTGCTGAATTTATAACTGCAACGGATGTGCAAACAACTGTGGAACAGGTAACTAATAGACAACCAGATCTCATAGTTATGGATCTTTCCATACCTGAGAAACAGGGAATGACTGCTCGCACTGATAATGGTATTCAACTACTAAAGACCTTGATGAAACAACATCCCCATCTGAATATTGTTGTTCAAAGTGCCCACAGCAAAACCCTAGTGCGAATTCGGTTAGATATTGAGAGTCATCAAGGAGGTTTTACCATTGCTAATAAAAGTGTTTCTATTCAGGATATGTTGACCAGGGTTGATTGGGCATTACAAGGACTAACTCATACTAAGGATATTAAGGGAATTAACTCGGGAACGGAGGTAAAACCAGAGTGGTTAAAAGTTTTATATTTAGCTTTTGAACGGGGATTACAAGATAAAGCCATTGCTCAAGAAATGTGTGTGTCTGAACGAATGGTACGTCATTATTGGAATAAGTTACAAGATGCTCTCAATGTCTATCCAGAAGTCGGTAAAAATATTCGTATTCAAACGGAGAAACAAGCTAGGGAGGAAGGACTGATTGATTAG
- a CDS encoding carbon dioxide-concentrating mechanism protein CcmK → MSLQAVGSLETKGFPAVLAAADAMVKAGRVTLVGYIRVGSARFTINIRGDVSEVKTAMAAGVEAAQNVYGGTLESWVIIPRPHENVEAVLPIAYTDQVQQYRDSVENPIVRSSSGR, encoded by the coding sequence ATGTCCCTACAGGCCGTTGGATCTTTAGAAACAAAGGGTTTTCCCGCAGTTTTAGCAGCAGCAGATGCTATGGTTAAAGCTGGAAGGGTAACTTTGGTCGGTTATATCCGAGTTGGTAGCGCCCGCTTTACAATCAATATTCGTGGTGATGTTTCTGAGGTGAAAACTGCCATGGCCGCTGGTGTGGAAGCAGCACAAAATGTCTATGGTGGTACTCTGGAATCCTGGGTAATTATCCCCCGTCCCCATGAAAACGTGGAAGCTGTCTTACCTATTGCTTACACAGATCAAGTCCAGCAATATCGAGACTCGGTGGAAAACCCCATTGTCCGCTCCTCCAGTGGTAGATAG
- a CDS encoding HetZ-related protein 2: MELSAANIAEYWRKRLAAESPENSDDARNSIMLWLLGSDLTRFAGFTPKELEIAQKAMEYRWRVLRQRYLGVGREQAYRNLMVRLASVTTIRNKIQTWVSLSRDRQRSVIDVLQEVIQEMLQSDSYMQQQMSLIADATGDKRLRDMLLFASLEEYCLRPVRNQPLLTHRFVNYLRRIQRGGLTQIPGKDVIRLVSDEILTEDTESNLNLLDDEAIAQYQEAQKVEEQQLLRQEVQEKFEEYLLEKLGQTAVDWLRLYLDGKSQEEIAKKLNQPIKELYRLREKISYHAVRVFAIKDKPELVENWLSTSLNEDGLGLTPKQWEQLREKISPLGREILDRRKGGDSLAGIGEKLELKTYKVIGEWTKVYLVAQNLRAQN; the protein is encoded by the coding sequence ATGGAACTAAGTGCAGCAAATATAGCAGAATATTGGCGGAAACGACTCGCTGCTGAGTCTCCTGAAAACAGTGATGACGCTAGAAATAGTATTATGCTTTGGCTTTTGGGGTCGGACTTAACCAGATTTGCAGGGTTCACACCCAAAGAATTGGAGATTGCTCAAAAGGCTATGGAATATCGCTGGCGAGTTCTACGACAGCGATATCTAGGTGTGGGAAGGGAACAGGCCTATCGTAATTTGATGGTTCGCTTGGCAAGTGTCACCACAATTAGAAATAAAATTCAAACCTGGGTCTCTTTAAGTCGCGATCGCCAGCGTAGTGTGATAGATGTACTGCAAGAGGTAATTCAGGAAATGCTGCAAAGTGATTCTTATATGCAGCAGCAAATGAGTCTAATTGCCGATGCAACTGGGGATAAAAGGTTGCGAGACATGTTATTATTTGCCAGCTTAGAAGAATACTGTTTACGACCTGTGCGTAATCAACCTTTATTGACACATCGGTTTGTCAATTATTTACGCCGCATTCAGCGAGGGGGATTGACTCAAATTCCAGGTAAGGACGTGATTAGACTGGTTTCTGACGAAATATTAACAGAAGATACGGAAAGCAACTTAAATCTTTTAGATGACGAAGCGATCGCCCAGTATCAGGAGGCGCAAAAGGTAGAAGAGCAACAATTGTTACGTCAGGAAGTGCAAGAGAAATTTGAGGAATACCTATTAGAGAAGCTGGGACAAACAGCGGTGGATTGGTTGAGGTTATATTTAGACGGTAAGAGTCAAGAAGAGATTGCTAAAAAGCTGAATCAGCCAATTAAGGAATTATACAGATTAAGGGAGAAAATTAGTTACCATGCTGTTAGAGTTTTTGCCATCAAGGACAAACCGGAGTTAGTAGAGAATTGGTTATCAACGTCTTTAAATGAAGATGGTTTAGGTTTAACGCCAAAACAATGGGAGCAGCTGAGGGAGAAGATAAGTCCCCTAGGTAGGGAGATTCTTGATAGAAGGAAAGGGGGGGATTCTCTAGCGGGAATAGGGGAGAAATTAGAGTTGAAGACCTATAAGGTGATAGGTGAGTGGACAAAAGTTTATTTAGTAGCTCAGAATTTAAGGGCCCAAAATTAA
- a CDS encoding peptidase domain-containing ABC transporter — protein sequence MKYPHISQHSEEDCGAACLAAIAKYYGKNFTITRIRESVGTSQFGTTLLGLQRGAKTLGFKASTVRTSPEILKRLNEAPLPAIIHWHGNHWVVFYGKKGEKYIISDPGAGVRYLCEEDFIEGWNDWLMLLLEPSPEEFLKTEEDKIGGFWRFFKQVWSFRGILAQALPLNLLLGLLSLASPFLLQILTDDVLVRGDTKLLTTMVIAVVVMNLISSSLSWVQSNLIAHFAQRLQLGLVMEFGRQILHLPLSYYEARRSGEITSRLQDIKQINQLVTQVVVSLPSKFFIALISLGLMAFYSWKLTLVAMVIAGVMTITPLVFQPKLQQKTRELLVKDAENQGVLVETFKGALTLKTTTAGNQFLEEFQVRFGKLANLTLDTMQIGIINNTFSGFISSIGSIILLWFGGHLVINPSENLSIGQLLAFNSMNANFLGLITTVISFVQEFTRAKTAVQRLTEVIDTTPESDYDGKKPFAKIADDAKITCTNINFHYAGRLDLLEDFSLTIPGGQVVALIGKSGCGKSTLAKLIAGLYTIQSGNIRIGLYNQQDLSLESLRQQVILVPQEPHFWSRSIVENFRLGAPHVSFEQIVRACEIAGADEFVSKLPAKYQTILGEFGANISGGQRQRLAIARAIVTDPPILILDESTGGLDPVSEAQVLDQLFEHRQGKTTILITHRPQVINRADWVIMLDGGKLQSQGSLEELKFRRGEHQDFILL from the coding sequence ATGAAATACCCCCATATTTCCCAACACAGTGAAGAAGACTGTGGTGCTGCTTGCTTAGCAGCGATCGCCAAATATTATGGCAAAAATTTCACCATCACTCGCATCCGAGAATCCGTGGGTACTAGCCAATTCGGTACCACCTTATTAGGTCTACAAAGAGGAGCTAAAACCTTGGGTTTTAAAGCTTCAACAGTCAGAACTTCACCAGAAATTCTCAAAAGATTAAACGAAGCACCCCTACCAGCAATCATTCATTGGCACGGAAATCACTGGGTGGTTTTTTATGGTAAAAAGGGTGAAAAGTATATAATCTCTGACCCAGGAGCAGGGGTACGTTACCTCTGTGAAGAAGACTTTATAGAGGGTTGGAATGATTGGTTAATGCTATTGCTAGAACCCAGTCCAGAAGAGTTTTTAAAAACAGAAGAAGATAAAATAGGTGGCTTTTGGCGTTTCTTTAAACAGGTGTGGAGTTTTCGGGGAATTCTCGCCCAAGCTCTACCGCTCAATTTATTATTAGGACTGCTATCTCTAGCTTCCCCCTTTTTATTACAAATTCTTACTGATGATGTGCTAGTACGGGGTGATACTAAATTACTCACAACTATGGTTATTGCTGTAGTTGTGATGAATCTTATTTCCAGTAGTCTATCTTGGGTGCAATCTAATTTAATCGCCCATTTTGCCCAACGTCTCCAATTGGGACTGGTGATGGAATTTGGTAGACAAATTTTGCACTTACCCCTGTCTTATTACGAAGCTCGTCGCAGTGGGGAAATTACTAGTCGTCTTCAAGATATTAAGCAAATCAATCAGTTGGTTACTCAAGTAGTTGTCAGTTTACCTAGCAAATTTTTTATTGCTCTGATTTCTCTTGGTCTGATGGCTTTTTATAGCTGGAAGTTAACTTTGGTGGCTATGGTAATTGCTGGGGTTATGACTATTACCCCTTTGGTGTTTCAACCTAAATTACAGCAAAAAACCCGGGAACTACTGGTTAAAGATGCGGAAAATCAGGGTGTATTGGTGGAAACTTTCAAGGGTGCTCTAACTCTCAAAACCACTACCGCTGGCAATCAATTCCTAGAAGAGTTCCAAGTTCGATTTGGCAAGTTGGCTAATTTAACTTTGGACACTATGCAAATTGGTATTATTAATAATACCTTTTCTGGCTTTATCTCCTCTATTGGTAGTATTATCCTCCTCTGGTTTGGTGGTCATTTAGTGATTAATCCTAGTGAAAATCTCAGCATTGGTCAATTACTAGCTTTTAATTCGATGAATGCTAATTTCTTGGGTCTCATAACTACTGTTATTAGTTTTGTCCAGGAATTTACCCGCGCTAAAACAGCAGTGCAAAGACTGACGGAAGTGATAGATACCACTCCAGAAAGTGACTATGATGGTAAAAAGCCTTTTGCTAAAATCGCTGATGATGCTAAAATCACTTGCACTAATATCAACTTTCATTATGCTGGGAGACTTGACTTATTAGAAGACTTTTCTTTAACTATTCCCGGTGGTCAAGTCGTGGCTTTAATCGGTAAGTCAGGATGTGGTAAAAGTACCTTGGCTAAATTAATCGCTGGGTTATATACCATCCAATCTGGAAATATTCGCATTGGACTCTATAACCAACAAGATTTGTCTTTAGAATCTTTACGTCAACAGGTGATTCTAGTTCCCCAGGAACCCCATTTCTGGAGTCGTTCTATTGTGGAAAACTTTCGGTTGGGCGCACCTCACGTTAGTTTTGAGCAGATTGTCCGAGCTTGTGAAATTGCTGGTGCTGATGAATTTGTCAGTAAATTACCCGCAAAATATCAAACTATATTGGGTGAATTTGGTGCTAATATTTCCGGTGGTCAAAGACAACGATTAGCTATAGCTAGGGCTATTGTTACAGATCCACCAATTCTAATTTTGGATGAGTCTACCGGGGGACTAGACCCGGTCAGTGAAGCACAGGTTTTAGATCAGTTATTTGAACATCGTCAAGGAAAAACTACTATTTTAATCACCCATCGTCCCCAGGTAATCAATCGTGCTGATTGGGTCATTATGTTGGATGGAGGAAAACTCCAATCCCAAGGATCTTTAGAAGAATTGAAATTCAGACGAGGGGAACACCAAGACTTTATTCTGCTTTAA
- a CDS encoding HlyD family secretion protein — MFYTHRPKLISSVDNPQFLPPVSRWTSLAGIFLIGTVTSAIALASWVKYNVTVKVDAVVRPIGEVRVVQPEVEGTIKSILVKPNQTVKIGDVIAYLNTDDLLIKKSQLQGNIQQGNLQISQVYAQIRILDRQILAETQVAQNAITSARVDLLRNQREYEEQQVSTQGEFLAAQANWQKAKASLDKARADLSFAKMDKERYQELSQIGAVGRRELEQKALTVQQTQSILDTERKSLEMAKIKVQSAQAAINPTPAAVMIAQERIAQETARGVSNIASLNKEKQALIERRVQLETQIKQSIKELEQVENQMRKSMILATSNGIILKLNLRNPGQVIRPSESIAEIVPDSSDLLIRALIPTEEIQKVNIGQQVQLRVGACPYPDYGTLQGVVQTISPDVITNQSNNQGTTNRMGNGYFEATVKPASLQFGHGRHQCYLQSGMEVKADIISKQETALEFMFRKARLITDL, encoded by the coding sequence ATGTTTTATACTCATCGACCTAAACTCATATCTTCTGTGGATAATCCCCAGTTCCTCCCTCCTGTTAGTCGTTGGACTTCTTTAGCAGGAATATTCCTAATTGGTACTGTTACTAGTGCTATTGCTCTTGCTTCTTGGGTGAAATATAACGTCACGGTAAAAGTGGATGCTGTGGTTCGTCCTATAGGGGAAGTTCGTGTAGTTCAACCGGAAGTAGAGGGAACTATTAAAAGTATTTTGGTCAAACCAAATCAAACGGTGAAAATAGGTGATGTAATTGCCTATTTAAATACGGATGATTTGCTTATCAAAAAAAGTCAGTTACAAGGTAATATCCAACAGGGTAATTTACAAATATCGCAAGTTTATGCCCAAATTCGTATTTTAGATCGGCAAATTTTGGCTGAAACTCAAGTTGCTCAAAATGCTATTACTTCCGCAAGGGTGGATTTGTTACGTAATCAAAGGGAATATGAAGAACAGCAGGTTAGCACCCAGGGTGAATTTTTAGCCGCTCAAGCTAATTGGCAAAAGGCTAAAGCTTCTTTAGATAAAGCTCGAGCAGATCTGAGTTTTGCCAAAATGGATAAGGAACGCTATCAGGAACTCTCCCAAATTGGAGCTGTGGGTAGACGGGAATTGGAGCAAAAAGCTTTGACTGTTCAGCAAACACAGTCAATCCTGGATACTGAAAGGAAATCTCTGGAAATGGCTAAAATTAAGGTTCAGTCAGCTCAAGCTGCTATTAATCCAACCCCAGCAGCAGTGATGATAGCACAGGAACGTATCGCTCAAGAAACTGCTAGGGGTGTGTCTAATATTGCTAGTCTCAATAAGGAAAAACAAGCTTTAATTGAGCGTCGAGTTCAATTAGAAACTCAGATTAAACAATCTATTAAGGAATTAGAGCAGGTAGAAAATCAGATGCGTAAAAGTATGATTTTAGCTACGAGTAATGGTATTATTCTCAAACTCAATTTACGCAATCCGGGACAGGTGATCCGTCCCAGTGAATCTATAGCGGAAATTGTACCTGATAGTTCGGATCTGTTAATTAGAGCTTTAATTCCTACTGAGGAAATTCAAAAGGTCAATATAGGTCAACAAGTTCAGCTACGGGTTGGTGCTTGTCCCTATCCTGATTATGGAACACTCCAGGGGGTGGTTCAAACTATTTCTCCTGATGTGATTACCAATCAATCTAATAATCAAGGAACGACTAATAGGATGGGGAATGGTTATTTTGAAGCTACGGTTAAACCAGCAAGTTTACAATTTGGTCATGGTCGACATCAATGTTATCTCCAATCGGGAATGGAGGTGAAAGCTGATATTATTTCTAAACAGGAAACTGCTCTGGAATTTATGTTCAGGAAAGCAAGGTTAATTACTGATTTGTAA